Below is a genomic region from Astatotilapia calliptera chromosome 13, fAstCal1.2, whole genome shotgun sequence.
CTTTTCCTTTCCTGATATGAAATTccaatttttttaatgaacaccAATTTCCTGTACAGAGAGGGGGGAAATAAAGTTCTACTCTTGGTCTGTTTTGGATGACTGCAGTTATCCTAAATTAGCAGAAAGCAGTTGCGgacattaaaagcagaaaatatttAGGTAGGTGTCTAATCAATATTCAAGTGTGAGCAGGAAAATCAGCTGGTGAGATTTTCCATATTGCATATGCAAGTGACTGGTGTGGCAGAAAATGGAATTACCAAAACTGTAACAAATTCAATTAAGTCATTGATTTCTAATAAATTGGCTTAATCACCAGCTGTTGTCATGCTAAGATTGTTGTGTCACAAGTTTGTCATGCTTGTCGGTCGTGTCTGCTTTACAAAGGCGGCTGAATCTGTTTAAAGACTTTAAAAGAGCATTTTATATCGTTTAATCTCCAATAACAAGATCAACAAGATCTATAAAAAACACACTGAGCAATACACAATTAGCTAATCTggattttaaagtttattacagttttacaaGGCTTTAACCACCGATAACAAATAATTAACATCTGCGTAACAAATGATTTGCTGAAGTCACCATCTTGTTGCCGGGCGATCTTTCCCATGTGCTGCTGATAATGATGTAGCTCTTCAATTATTAGGGAACCTTTTTTTTCGGTCAAAGTGACTGGAATCATCATTAATCTGAAgagattaaaattaaacattttaatcagTCATTCGAGCTgcttctttaaatatttaatctaaaaatatttcaatttgAATTGATATGTAGGCTCAGTAGATaccaaacaagagagaaaaattTGCAGTACATCTATCACCACTCCCAAAACTAAAAGGAGTCACACCCATATTCTTTCATGcaaagagggaaaaataaaaacagtcactgAGCAGTTTGTATATTGTCATTGCCGCTTTGGAACACACTGGCACACAGTGGTGTAGTGTACATTAATATTGTACAATTGAACTAGACATTGGTGATAAATTATGCATAATAGGCACTTACTATATTGTATGGTCTAAGTCTCTCTTGGATTTGGGCATTTGCCTCATCGGGAAGAGACACCACCCCTCCTGTGCCCATCATCTATGTAGAGTAAAAGAGAATTTAGAAGATGTTCCCATCTGATCCCATTAACAGCAGGTTTGAAGTGTTTTGGTCGTTCCTGTTATATTTTGCCCTTATTTAACATTTCATTCAGTTCCACATATAATAATTACTCACCCTAATGGTTGCCTCAAGCTCTCCCACACTTCTCTTTCCACCTGGTAGCCATCCATAGGACCAGTGCTGGGACAGGGTGACCTGAACCACCAACGCCAGCAACAACACCTGCATTATAACTCTGCTGCCTGCTTCCATTAGAACTGCAGGGGAAGCCAAAATTGTagtaaaaacccccaaaaagaaacaataatgCCACAGTATCCTCACTCACAGCTCCTTGGCTTGCAGAGCAGGGACTGTAAAGCATCACCAGACACTAGTAAACATTTTAGATAGTAATTAAGGAGAGGAGTACTTTTAACTTAATGAACATTGAACAAATTTAAGTGACTACTGACTCACCTCTGTATTTGCCTTGTTAGCATGTGTCGCATTAGGCAGTGGGGGGATTTTATAGGTGTTGTACAAGGCTGCTGTCAGGATTATAATCCCCATCTGCAGGTGTGACACATTCACTGACTAATGGGACAAAATACTACTAATGGAGTTGGCTAAGTGCTCAGATATGCTGACATCACCGTGACAGTTCacacagcattaaaaatataacaacaaaCATCACTGCGCTTGCAGTAAAGAGGcagacaaaaagacaacattAAGATGAACTCCGATGTTCCTTACCATCAAATATTTATTGGATTCAGCTTTCAGAAAACAATGTTCAAATCCATACAGAtggaaaaggcagaaacatcacTGAAACAAGATGCTTGTGCATTTCTAACATCTGCAGCAAGGTCTCACTGTCAATACCCTTACTTCATAATATTCCTTCTGCATGACAAAAGATTAAAGTCCACATTGCAGTAAACCTTAGTGATGATCAATGGCCACTAGTATTTATGTACATACTAAATTAACTGaagaaaatgatcagtgtgtCATGAATGAACCAATCTTACAAAGTTACAATAATGAAAGTACAAACACAGTAGAAAGCTCTTCACCAAAACTCCCGAGCATActgttgaaaaataattaaGTAGAAGCCTTGCAAAAATATATGCTTTGTTTTTGCCATTTAAATATGAAACCAAGACAACTGTAGCTATTACAGTCAAAAAACGCCAGCGTGTGCATGATTCATATTTTGCCCGAGCATTGTTATTTGAGATCAATGCTTTCTTCTCGCTTCTTGCTTCCTGTGAATGAAAAAGGTTTAGCTGCATCAATTATCAGCTGTTTctactgtgtttttcctctcttttcttaCACACTTACATATATAATTTAGATTCTGAGAAGTGTCTCTACAAACAGTTAGCCGATGATCCATACATGAGACCACCATTGAAAAacaatgcttttttaaaaatgtatatataatatcTAAATTAAACATACAGTATACATCTGTCTTATCTTTATTAAAATTGTGTCACTTGGTGACAAGTCTTTCACGACTAGAACTTCTAATCAGTATGGCACTGCTTtatgcaaacatgcaaaaaggtgtataaaaattttttttttaaaagtaaaatgtgacTGCAATGATACATTTGAATTCATGTAATAATACAATATTTTCTGCCTGTTCCAATGTGGGCTAATTACATTTTGCAGAGTCAGGCACGAATCCACTAAGTAATATTGCcacaggcaaaaagaaagttggTGAAGTTGAATAATATTGCAGCAGGCAGCAGCTGTTAAGTTATTCCCAGACAGAAGTGAGGTAATTTGCAGCGTCTAACAGAATGAATTTTGTCTGaaattttatgttttactttgaaataaaaGTAGATCATAAATACTAGTTACACATACTGGTCAATGttattttagaaaaaacatTATTAATTGCATCCTACTGTATTTGTGAAACacacttttttgcttttcacaccaattaaacatgttaagtgTGCGACATAAAGTACAATGTAAACTCAAGGCATTGTGCTCAGtaactaaaatgaaaactgttGCACTGTACAATGCACTGGGTATTTTTGTAGGTAagaaaatatacatacatacacacacatatatatatatatatatatatatgtacacatatataATGTTGATAATGTTGCAATTCAGTTAATACTCCCTTTAACAATTCTAAAATGTTGTATATTtgcattataatttttttttttacaatttatcCAAGCCATTAAGTAAAATTTGAATTACTACATTTTACAGTGGGGTACTTGAAGATCAAACATTCTCATAAGAGACAGACTTTTTTGTAGACCACATGTTTTCAGTTATATTAAAGTATATTACACCATTTAGTTTAAATCTGTACTCATGTGCAAAATACTACAATTGCTTGCTTTAGAAAACAACATTCAGAAAAAATTGCATATGTTAATTTGACACACAGCATACAGAGCATTATTACACTATTTGAAATTGGCGTAGTCTGAGAAAATGTCAACAAAATCCTGGACCACTCTGTAGCAGAAGTCGTATTGCTCCTGCAGAGAAAAGCGAAAGAAAAAGTGTCACCGTGCAGAAATGATTCCAAACATGTTTATGCACAGCAGGTTTGATGTTATGTAGTTTTTCACCTACCACGGTCTGAACCATGTGTGGTCTCTGCATGCGTAAACTCTTGACTGTCTGAAAAACGTCCAGGAGGCCTTCAGCTTTCACTCTTTCCAGAATGTTACTGAGGGCAATGAAGGTGCCCGTCCGTCCTGCACCGGCACTGAGGTCATTAGGACAAAAATATTAGAAATCTCAtcataaaatgtgaacattaaaactttacagATAATTATGAAACACACCGCAGAAGATGAACAACAAGAAAAGGAACCATTTTTTAAGAGTAAAACTGCAATGAAACTCTTGTAATCTCACCACATCCTTTTTCCATTTAACTAAAAAAAGTTAGCGGGAGAAAAAGGTGACCTCTGTGTAATGGTGCTAATAATTATCCCCACTTAAAGAGAGGCTAATCCAAACGCTAACACTAATCAGTCTAGAAGCTCAGTGTTTGACTGAGTCAATGTTTACAATGATGGTGGGATGgagggagaaagacagagagagacaaggaGTGAGCGCGAGAGCGATGTGCGATTTGGAAGAGAAGTGTAGAGAGACGTTAGGGATTGCAGCGGGTTAGCCCCATTCccaagagacagagaaaaagctttaaaaagccCCTCTTAGACAAGTGGTGATGAAGGAATAGAAGAGAGTGATGACACCATTTCCTGTCGTTAGCTCATCTTATCAGATTAATCATAGTGGGAGTCAGAGGAGATTTCACTTTGAGAGGTTTTAATTGACTGTGAATCAGTGGATTGGATCAATCCCACAGGGGCATGCTGCTTTAGAATCACTTCACCTGAAGCTAGGTTCTGATCAAAGCTTTCACAGCTAAGTCTTTATAAGGGATCACATAAGTGGTTTAGGCATAGAACACCAAGCCTACCGAGGAGAggaaaaatgtacaatttattgTAACAGACATTTGTAGGACCAAAAAGTAGGGAAAATGAAACGGGTTATATTAAAAAGCATGAGCGGACAGCCACAAAGTGTAATATAGTGTATATAATTTCCATCTGATGATGTGCACCATGCTGCAGAATTCTCAAATTGAAGTTCCTCACCTGCAGTGCACAATTATGGGACGGTTTccagactgctgctgctgcctctgcacAGCGGCAATAATGTCAATCATCCCTCTTCCCTCGGCTGGTATTCCGATCTCAGGCCATCCGTGGAAGTGGAAGTGTCGGACATGTTGTGACTGCTTTTCCTGGTGTTGGGCAAATCTGATTGTTATTTTCAtctaattaaaaaatgtaaatggaaTGAAATGACATGAACTTTAATTTGCTTTGATGATAACAGCACAAAGAAAACAGGTTGGGAAATTTGTTCAAGTGAAATGTCAATTTTAATATTGTTAagtgttttaattaaacattACGCACTGGTCTGTAGGTGAGAACCATGTCTTTGAGAGTGAAGGTTTCACACTGTGTATCTCCAGTCAGCTCCACCGTATAATCTCCAAATGTTACACTGCCCTCTGATGGCCAATACCGGTAACACTTTTCCTGGTTGAAGAGTTCAAATGGAAACGCAAACAGGCTACAGTTAACTGGTTTATATAGTGTTTGGTTATTGTAACATGAAAATTAATAAAGACAAAACCACAACACACATTGACAATTATGCAAACTGTatggaaaataaatatgaaaaattgaATAATAAAACATGGTTTAAATGTTCAACTCTGCTTTTCAACCTGTACTTTTGCAAGAACACCATACTGTACCTGCTCCCTCTCTTTGAGTTCGGTGAGCATAACGATTGAATGGCATCTCCACTCCCACACCATCCTCCAGAAGTCCTCCACTGTGTGAGACAGTGGGCCCTGGGTTGCGATAAAATAGTCCTTCTGCCTGTAGCCCTGGAGGGCAGATCATCTGGTAAACAACACTTGAGAGTGCAGCAAACATAATATTTTGCATTGtttgtaaaggaaacaatgaGCTTTATATATACTTCTATGGGAAATCTATACAGGAGGTCGTGAGGGAGTGCTTACATCAATAAAGGAGGCATTGATGTAGTCAGTGAACTCCTGTCCTCTTTTCACTGAGAGTATTACTCGGTTGAAATCAtctgcaaacagaaaaaaggaaaatgaaacttTTCACAAGTGAttcctaataaaataaaactttgaaagggctgacgaaaaaaaaaaaaaaacctagccGAGCTAAAACTTTAGCTGTGTTATTAAGGCCAAACGCGCTGCAGTCtatatctgttttcagtgtAAAAAGTTGTACCCAGGCTTACTTTTCCTACTCCAACTGCAACATAAAGTAAAGATAGAAGCCCAATTTAAATGTCACTGATCACAGAGACATGAGCTGATTATCCAGATATCTGTGTACGGCATCTATAAAATCACCAGCAGGGTGATACTTTGATGTTACTTAGATGTGATGTATTATGAAACTGTTCCGAGTATGAGTGAGTCCTTACACGGAATGATCTGAAGCACACGgttcttcttcatgttggcAGGAAGGTTCCCAGTTctcatgttctccttcattatGCGAACGTTGGTCAGCTTCTGATGGGAGAAAACACGCACAGACGGAAATGATGAAAAAGTACATATAGAAAAGTACAATGCTAATAAAGCTGGtgagtctttttaaaaacagatgatGCTGGAACATTTCCATACTTGTAACAAGTAAAAGCCAAGAAGCTGGACAAAAAACATTAAGGTAGAGACGAagaagaggtgaagaagaggcaTTGGGGAATAATTCCTTCTAGTGTGTAGGGAACTGTGAAGATACTTTGTagcaaaaatgtgaaattttcaCAGAGCTACAGTAAATTCTATGAGGCAGATGGTGGTGCCTTATAAAGTTTAGTTGATCCAAAGCATTGTTATTTATGTTACTACTGCCAAGAGCTGCACCCTGGGCAAGTTTTCCATGAAAATATACCCATGCAGGGCGCAGGGTGATGGGCACGATTCATTACTGTCTGAAATGTTTAAGAGAGAGCTTCTTTCTTCATACCCTGAACTCCTCCTCCAGGCCCAGCCTGTCGTGGGGAGCCCTGGTGTTGTGAAGCCTCTGCAGATGGCCCTCCAGAGAGCACACATCTAGCTCTGTATCTCCATACAGATAGTACTCCAGCAGAGCCTGGTAGATAAAGGAGTACTGCATCTaagaaagaggaagacgagACGAAGTTATAGAAGTAGTTGCTTTGGTTTGCCAAACTATTTCCCACTATTTTTGCATCACAGACATTGTTGTTTCCTATGCCCTCGCTTGTTTATGCCACGACCAGAGCAGCGAGTTGAGCTGTCAGTCCAAGGTACAACAGGTCGGAGAGGGTCAATACTTACATCTGTCTGGATCAGTTGACAGCGCTGTTCTCGTATTCTGCTCACAAACCCAAAGACATCCACTCTCTGTTCTATGTGCATCATGTCGATCATGCTGTCAATGACAATGAATGTCCCAGTCCGCCCAACCCCGGCACTGTGGAAACACAAACAAGAAGCCTCAAGGTCTTCTCTGTAACAAACAGCAAAGTGTACAGAACACCGAAAAATGTGGTTGGGAAGCGTTGAATGTAACATTCTATTTACATGTGCAAGAGCCTTCACAGGAGTGAATGTATACATACCACAAACACCTGAACATTTCATTTTCTaagcgctttttttttttttggcacaagtTATTATATTTCTCTTAACATACAAGTCAATTGTGAACAGCTACAACCATATGTAGAAGTACTTCACCTCTGAAGCCCAAGCACAGCCCTAATAAATTTACAGGGGTCATTTCAGCAGACGACACCTCTGGGAGCACAGAGCTTGGATTCCACGGTGGGGTGTTGAGGTCTTTTCAATGGGCCCCATTCAAGAACAACAGTTCCACCTCCCTGAGCACCTGTTGCACCAGTTGCTACAGTTGGCTGCAGATTTCTTTGGTGGGGCTTAACACTGGTTGGTCAGGGAACATATATACACCCTATGCAAGGAtttttattcatccacaatGGGCTTAActgtagtttttattaaatttgtTACCTTTACTCATAACTATGAGCACTGAAAAAGTCTTTCCTGCATCCTAACAATGAAATGCATCAACTCACACCGGATTTATATAACTGTGCTCAGATGCCTTCTTCTGGCTTCCTTTTTACTGCACATTTTACCTGCAGTGCACAACAATAGGTCCAGCGTAGGATGGATTGACAGCTTTGACCTTCTTGAGGAATTTCAGCATGCCGATGGGTGAGAATGGCACTCCGAAGTCTGGCCAGCTGGTAAAGTGAAGCTGGGTGACCAGCCGGGGAGCTCTGGGACCATCGCTGCCCTGCTGTGAAGCAAAGACGCACAAGGTTCATATCGGTGCATAAATAATGCTTTGAAGGCACAAATAAGTcatctgtctttttattttttacaaagccAGTCAACCACAAACTGGTACCTACTAGAAAAGgaacttcagttttattgatttttttgtcattttgctttTTGGGGTAGAATGTAATTATTAAACACTTTGCCTCACTTTCATTTCTCATCGATACTCTAGAGATCAGAATTCCATTCTCTTGAACACTTGGTTGCTTTGTGTTCTGAGAGCTGAATGTTAAAGCACCCAGTCTGTCAGCTTGTACTGAAGAGCTACAGCAGTCACAGTTTTTAGAGTCAGAGAGGATATCTGTGCTCGTCTAGCTTCAGATGGAGAGGGAACAAAGTGAATTTTGGAGTCTGAAGGCTTCGCAGTACACTGAGTTGGCATCCAACTCGACAgtcaaaaagacaagaaaaaatacAGATACTGTATGTGTATGAATTTCGAAAGATAAAATGACGGAGCCAAACACTGCATATTAATACAGTTCTcgctgtattttaaatacacctacatatttataatttatgCTGTGTCTGTTATCTGTAGCCTTTGATATTCTCTAATATGTTTCCATActggtttttcatttatttattatattttggaTCCTATTAACGTTTGCTAAAATGCTccaatttccccatggggaccATTTTTGCACCATCTCACCGCGGCTTAGTTTCATCTTCAATATTTAATAAGAATCTAGCAACTACACACATAGGTTGTTACATTATTACAGTAATTAAGAAGAATATTAAGAATAACTCGTAAAATTACAGTATTACTTTTAAACCATGTGTAgatgtttaaataaaagcagcaatgtacgtttatttttcctttccttaCAGTACAGTGtttaacagctgcaaaaccatatcacacacgcacaccagtGTGTGAAATATACTCCTGGAAACACCTACTCTAGCAGGAATTACCACAAAGATGTTTTTCAGTACTTTTGCAGGTGTTTATGCACTATATGCACAAAAGTATTGGGTCACACCTCTTAATTtgtgaattcaggtgttttcagtcccatAGCCACGgctgtataaaatcaagcacctcgTCATGAATCTTTGTACAATTTCTTCCCTCCTAGATATTTCGCTATCACGTATAAGTGCTACAGTTTTACTACAAGGCAAGTGCTAAGGTGCATAGTGTGTAAAAGACTCCAGCGCTGTGCTGACTTTAAAACAAATAGTTTCTAAACCTCTGTGCACTCTGTGCTTCATGCCATGGTTtacatggctgagcagctcctgtaaGACTAACGTGTAGGTTGTCAGTACATTTGTAGTATGTGTAGATTCACATATTTTACTTACATATTGAACACAGAATTTTCTAATGGTGTAGTCCACTAGTACAATGACATCCTCTAACGCCACCCTGATGTTCCCGTACATCCAGCAGCCTTTTTCTGGCCAGTACTGATAACATTTTTCCTGGTAATggagaaaaacaatacaaattatttttgtgGTACTGCAAGGAAAATGAATGCCACTAAAAATGCATAGGAGCTCATTTGTCCTTGCAATTGTTGCTATAGACATGCATCTCTTTTGTACATACTATAGCTACATATAAAACTATCTATTTGATGTGTGCCTTTTACAAATTCAAAGGCACTCACAGCGACTTTGTGCTACTCTTTCAGTCAATAAGATCTTCACAATGACGTTTCAACTCATTAAATACATTCTCAGACTAATTATCATGAAGCCTCCTAGGATCTTATCAACAATTATTTCATCATTGATCCCCATTGCCTCTATTCTGCCCCATCAAACCTGCTGTTGAGCGCTCAATTGATCATCCCTTTGAGGCTAAATTTAATGCGATGCTAAGTAATCTGCTGGGTGACACTTTGCATGGATTCTCAGTTAAGAGAGGGGGTCGAATAAATTATGTCCATGACTTTGGGTCTTGAGAACTTAAAAGGGTTTTCACTAAACGTGCATCGGAGGCAAAGGGATTTTAGATTTCTTTAGAATAATGCAGTGCAGAGAGAGAATACCTCCTTCCTTTCTTTTAAATTCGTCAGCATTACTatagttgttgttttctgttcccAAATCATCCGCCAGAAGTCAGCCACTGTCTCAGGTTTTGGACCTGAAACAGAATCATGAGATGTagtaaaaccaaagtgaaaATGGTTATAGACTTGGGtaagatgaaagaaaatgtgcaTTTACCTTGAGCTGCAAtgaatttgttcttttctttataaccctatgtgtgaaaaaaaaaacagtagtgaATGAACATTTTGATGAGGAATTTTATTCACTTTATAGCTTAACCTAATTACTACGCACATCTATGTAAGATGCATTTATGTAGTCTGAGCACAAGTGTCCATCGAGATGACTTAACACCACCCTTGAAtgatcgtctgtggaacagaggggaaaaaaggtaaataaaagtGGTTCTTAATTTTCATTTCAGCCCACAGCACGTTTCCTTATGTTGGCTATCAATAAGTCTGCAAGCCAGAGGGCTTTTGCAGAAATACTGTCTCCAACTGCAGAATATAGATCCTCACTCACATGGTAAAATATTTGGatatctgtttttctctctgttgtgCTCTCTGCTCGCCTCCTCAAAGGACCCATGGTGGTAGTAACACGGCAGTGACTATAAAGAGAGAATCCAATCCTCATGAGATAAAAATAAAGCCACGGGTACAAAGGCTGCTAACATATAATCTTAGTACTGTTTTTGTACACTTTTTGCTGTATGGTTGCAGAACAAAGATCTCAATCCACACCAAATAAATGCATGCTTACATTGAACTCTTCTCTGAAGAGCTTGCCATCATCTGCAGAGCGTATCCGGTACTCCTCCTCCAATGAGTCCAAAGGGATAGGGAAGTACCTCTTGGATGGTGAAGGAGATCTTGGGAGGAGGACCACTGTCTGCTCTCCTGTGGTTAAAAGAATATATGGTGGTCAGACTGCTAATGTCTCCCTGTAGAGAACATTACAAGCTCTTACAGCACCTGCAAAAACAAGCCTGATAGCTATTAAGATTTCCTACTTCAGGGGGTATATCATGACAGAAATGATTTCTTAAGCCATAAACATGCCCCTGCTGCACAAAACTGTCTTAACTCAGAATTTGgcctttctgtttatttatgtcgttttttttacttgaagtGAAACTTCATATGGTTCCCTACAGGGTAAGAGCCTTCACAGCTACTTTGGACTCCAGATCGTGAAATCTTTCTTGTCCATAAAGAGACTGAATTtataaaccaaataaaaaaaaggcttaaaaagcaaaaaggttGCTTTATATTTTCATGCAGTGGTTATATTGAGTACAGCACCAACGTACCTTGCTCCTCCAAGAAGCCGTTTGGAATTTTTTTATCCACTGAGGTAACCAGAGCTTTCCTGTGGTTTTTGAACCTACGGTAAAGACAGGGTGAGAGGTGAAGAAAAGCACAACCAtctattaaagagaaaaaaaagagctaagCTTGATCTCTACAATGGTGCCACTAAGCACATAAGTAAACAACAAATACCAAAACCAATATCAACCATCTCATAGAACCAAAGCTGTTCCTCCTCATGTTGTTGTCAGCTGGCTGGTCAGTGAATGAGTGTCTCTGGCGTGACTTGACCTAGCCGTCTTTGTTTATTGTCTTAGTGGAAGAGCAGCTGTTTATCCATAAGCCACTGCTGACCGCCTATTTAAAAACCACCCCACCCCGATGCCCCAACCTGATGTATTCACCCTCATGCTCGCGCACATACACGTGAAAAGGGAGCTGGAATGAGTGAGAAAGTGTTAATGTGTATGTACAGATTTATTCACCGCAGGCAGTAGATTGTCAGCAGGACAACGATGATAAGAAGAAGGGATAAAACCAGTGTTGAAGGCAACACATGCACACCCTGATGGGTGGAGTTTCctagataaaaaaacaaagtgaacaaCATATATtagtttacaacaaaacaagcttTTAATCTAGATATCACATATTACGGAATTTACTATATCTGGGATGTCAAGAGCCACATGTAGTCCACTTTGatccctttctgtcagtgtgaagacattttttttattgttgattttttatgttttttattttgtctggtttttttttttttttatctattatTAATCTATTACTTAACTACTTGTCAATGGGGAGATCTTCATGAGTAGGAAAAGCTATaaaacttatgaaaatacagtcaAAAGTCCAAAATCTATGCTTGCCttgacattttccaaagccatccagctggccagattggagtctttgctcagctgattctggcccccggGGCTTACTGTGTGTTTGACAACCTTGGACTATAATAAAGAAATATACTGCAAATACATTATTTGCACATGAAGCAGAGCTTCGGttgaaatcagttttttttaacctttaaagAGCACTC
It encodes:
- the gnrh3 gene encoding gonadotropin-releasing hormone 3, with the protein product MEAGSRVIMQVLLLALVVQVTLSQHWSYGWLPGGKRSVGELEATIRMMGTGGVVSLPDEANAQIQERLRPYNIINDDSSHFDRKKRFPNN
- the LOC113034951 gene encoding receptor-type tyrosine-protein phosphatase epsilon-like isoform X1 gives rise to the protein MVLFLIGISIPVNNSSHENQTAGNSTHQGVHVLPSTLVLSLLLIIVVLLTIYCLRFKNHRKALVTSVDKKIPNGFLEEQGEQTVVLLPRSPSPSKRYFPIPLDSLEEEYRIRSADDGKLFREEFNSLPCYYHHGSFEEASREHNREKNRYPNILPYDHSRVVLSHLDGHLCSDYINASYIDGYKEKNKFIAAQGPKPETVADFWRMIWEQKTTTIVMLTNLKERKEEKCYQYWPEKGCWMYGNIRVALEDVIVLVDYTIRKFCVQYQGSDGPRAPRLVTQLHFTSWPDFGVPFSPIGMLKFLKKVKAVNPSYAGPIVVHCSAGVGRTGTFIVIDSMIDMMHIEQRVDVFGFVSRIREQRCQLIQTDMQYSFIYQALLEYYLYGDTELDVCSLEGHLQRLHNTRAPHDRLGLEEEFRKLTNVRIMKENMRTGNLPANMKKNRVLQIIPYDFNRVILSVKRGQEFTDYINASFIDGYRQKDYFIATQGPLSHTVEDFWRMVWEWRCHSIVMLTELKEREQEKCYRYWPSEGSVTFGDYTVELTGDTQCETFTLKDMVLTYRPEKQSQHVRHFHFHGWPEIGIPAEGRGMIDIIAAVQRQQQQSGNRPIIVHCSAGAGRTGTFIALSNILERVKAEGLLDVFQTVKSLRMQRPHMVQTVEQYDFCYRVVQDFVDIFSDYANFK
- the LOC113034951 gene encoding receptor-type tyrosine-protein phosphatase epsilon-like isoform X2, which gives rise to MVLFLIGISIPVNNSSHENQTAGNSTHQGVHVLPSTLVLSLLLIIVVLLTIYCLRFKNHRKALVTSVDKKIPNGFLEEQGEQTVVLLPRSPSPSKRYFPIPLDSLEEEYRIRSADDGKLFREEFNSLPCYYHHGSFEEASREHNREKNRYPNILPYDHSRVVLSHLDGHLCSDYINASYIDGYKEKNKFIAAQGPKPETVADFWRMIWEQKTTTIVMLTNLKERKEEKCYQYWPEKGCWMYGNIRVALEDVIVLVDYTIRKFCVQYQGSDGPRAPRLVTQLHFTSWPDFGVPFSPIGMLKFLKKVKAVNPSYAGPIVVHCSAGVGRTGTFIVIDSMIDMMHIEQRVDVFGFVSRIREQRCQLIQTDMQYSFIYQALLEYYLYGDTELDVCSLEGHLQRLHNTRAPHDRLGLEEEFRKLTNVRIMKENMRTGNLPANMKKNRVLQIIPYDFNRVILSVKRGQEFTDYINASFIDGYRQKDYFIATQGPLSHTVEDFWRMVWEWRCHSIVMLTELKEREQEKCYRYWPSEGSVTFGDYTVELTGDTQCETFTLKDMVLTYRPICPTPGKAVTTCPTLPLPRMA